From the genome of Cognaticolwellia beringensis, one region includes:
- a CDS encoding DUF5610 domain-containing protein, with product MSAPIKNDATYSQDVRSLAKALDKTDNKPMGQQVSDLAHDKKIDQAQDSIFLSNKKQLNAAIIESSLKFNTTIGDQPLSLVLKTALQGINEALKTSGVDDSVEDAYESGVDFSPEATAERIVSFSTQFLASYREQNPEMSEEESLTAFVDIISGGIDQGFAEAKDILGGLKVLEGDVSENIDKTYALVQSGLQAFVDALSAKKAEQLEP from the coding sequence ATGAGCGCTCCAATTAAAAACGATGCTACCTATAGCCAAGATGTTCGATCTTTAGCAAAAGCACTGGACAAAACAGATAACAAACCCATGGGGCAGCAAGTTTCAGACCTTGCGCATGATAAAAAAATTGACCAAGCGCAAGACTCTATTTTTCTCAGCAACAAAAAACAGCTTAATGCGGCAATTATAGAATCATCACTGAAATTCAATACGACCATTGGTGACCAGCCGCTGTCACTGGTATTAAAAACCGCCTTGCAGGGAATAAACGAAGCGCTTAAAACCTCTGGGGTTGATGATAGTGTTGAAGACGCTTACGAGTCGGGAGTTGATTTTAGTCCAGAAGCAACAGCGGAGCGAATTGTCTCTTTTAGTACTCAGTTTTTAGCTTCTTATCGAGAACAAAATCCTGAAATGAGTGAAGAAGAATCGTTGACAGCTTTTGTGGATATTATCAGTGGTGGCATCGATCAAGGTTTTGCTGAAGCGAAAGATATTCTTGGAGGGTTAAAAGTATTAGAGGGTGATGTTAGTGAAAATATTGATAAAACCTATGCATTAGTGCAATCGGGGTTACAGGCATTTGTCGACGCTTTAAGTGCTAAAAAAGCGGAGCAACTCGAACCATAA
- a CDS encoding helix-turn-helix domain-containing protein, protein MNIKQRRLENGWSQEELARHSGLSTRTIQRIEAGQKAGTESLKCLAAVFESSIDDLKQDQDMIEQKTTVPPKLPEINATEREAIKFAQAIFRKPKKGQPDPLWRIEREAIDYAKRLLSKFKT, encoded by the coding sequence ATGAATATTAAACAACGTCGCTTGGAAAACGGATGGTCACAGGAAGAGCTTGCCCGCCACTCAGGTTTAAGTACTCGTACTATCCAGAGGATTGAGGCCGGCCAGAAAGCAGGGACGGAATCACTAAAATGTCTTGCCGCTGTGTTTGAAAGCTCAATCGACGATTTAAAGCAGGATCAGGACATGATCGAACAAAAAACGACTGTACCGCCTAAGCTTCCCGAAATTAACGCAACTGAGCGAGAGGCAATTAAATTTGCTCAAGCAATATTTAGAAAGCCTAAGAAAGGTCAACCTGATCCGCTTTGGCGCATTGAGCGAGAGGCTATTGATTATGCAAAGCGCCTGTTGAGTAAATTTAAAACATAG
- a CDS encoding GNAT family N-acetyltransferase: MITKLDNLNEAVAQQIFTIFQHSYKVEAKLIGSIDFPPLSRSANEIKNSSTQFYGFSENECLAGIIEITIDNNLLDIHSLTVDPSYFRKGIASKLINYVIAIINCSKATVETAVVNIPAINLYKKHGFIEFKRWLPSHGIEKLAMSMEKAGPSS, from the coding sequence ATGATAACAAAACTGGATAATTTAAATGAAGCTGTAGCACAGCAGATTTTTACTATTTTTCAACATTCTTATAAAGTTGAAGCTAAGCTTATAGGGTCGATTGATTTTCCTCCACTATCACGCAGTGCTAATGAGATAAAAAACTCAAGTACACAATTTTATGGCTTTAGTGAAAATGAATGTCTCGCTGGCATCATAGAAATTACTATTGATAATAATCTTTTAGATATTCATAGCCTAACCGTAGATCCAAGTTATTTTAGGAAAGGTATCGCCAGCAAATTAATAAACTACGTTATAGCAATAATCAATTGTTCAAAGGCAACTGTAGAAACAGCAGTAGTAAATATACCCGCAATAAATTTATACAAAAAACATGGCTTTATTGAGTTCAAAAGATGGCTCCCATCACATGGAATTGAAAAGCTGGCGATGTCGATGGAAAAGGCAGGTCCAAGCTCTTAA
- a CDS encoding TIGR03643 family protein: MPLSPDDQSRIIEMAWEDRTPFEAIAHQFTMQENDVIKFMRQHLKPKSFKLWRARVSGRLTKHIKLRSDEVVRGYCPTQYKNR; encoded by the coding sequence ATGCCATTGTCTCCAGATGATCAATCAAGAATTATAGAAATGGCTTGGGAAGACCGAACGCCATTTGAAGCTATAGCGCATCAGTTCACTATGCAAGAAAATGACGTTATTAAATTTATGCGCCAGCATTTAAAACCAAAAAGTTTTAAGTTATGGCGGGCAAGAGTCAGTGGACGACTAACCAAGCATATAAAGCTTCGAAGTGATGAGGTAGTGAGAGGTTACTGTCCTACGCAATACAAAAATCGTTAA